ACTGTAAAGGGTAGGCCAGATTGAAAAAAGATCTCACTGAGACCCACAAAGGCAACATCACTATGACAAGACAACATGTGCCGATTAAACATAGTTCATCACATACAAACATTTCACAGTGTAAAGTTGAGGTTGGTTTAGTAAGTGGAACTACATATGTGCAAACCAAATAAGCGGGTTTAATACTACGGACAATCTTGTGAGTTAACAACAGCTTTGATAGTCAAACAACTATTGACATATTATGATGTGCATCACCTCACCATTTAAAGTGCACGTGTACAAATTGTACaagaagtacatttttttgtctaaataTCAGCTAGGATAGGCCCAAGTTCACACAGGCTAAGTGGAAGGAAAATTAATGAGGTGATGGATGTTGTCACAAAATGCCAGatgactgtgattttttttaatttttatatttaacatcCGACTTCACAGTTACGCTTATCACgatatttctttttcatttaacaTCACCTCAACTTGCAACAAAGATCAATTGTGCTACCCTTTCCCTCAACATCCGAAAATTCAGGCAACCTTAAAACAACAATGTACTTCTTAATGAACAATTTGTTACAATTCTCATTTTAATAGAGCTATTAATTAATTGTATTTGTGTgcaaacaaaacacatttgtCACACAAGATAAAGTGTTCAGCCATTTTGTGCAAGGAAATGATCTTACTAGACATAACATTTGTATAGTGAGTGAAACTACAAAAGTGTACATTTCAAGGTGGTGtgttgtaaaaaaatgtaaataaaaactataaaaaCTCACATAAATGAATATATCTCTCCCCAGTGAAACCCTAAATCTTTTATTATGGtggaaaaaaaggcacatttgtAATAAATACCTCACTTTAGCATTTGAGAACAATAGGAAAaatcttttgtatttttagttaATATAGGACAATAATTTGGGCTTTTTAAATCAGTCCTTagtataatatttaatatttaacaatttaggtattaaaatattatattcCCTATGACGATCTCAGATACTTTGTCAATATTTAAAGTGCTTGTTGCTGGCTAAAATATCAATGTTCAAatgattttaattatttattaggaAACATGGCTGTTATTTGTTGACGACAACTTCATGTTCCTGCTTTTAGAATGTTGACACCTTCCCCTATTGTCACCTtcccaaaaaatatgtttagaGATTAGTGATTCGCGACATAACCatacaaaataaagaaagaTTTGCTTGCTTGTCATCCATCTGTCTATACAGTATAGCCAGATATTTCAATCTTATCAAAAGCACAAAATCACGTGCAATTTAATGCAATGGCACAGAAACATTAACGTATAACAGTttgtagggcggcccggtggctgagtggttagtgcgttggcctcacagtgggagaccagggttcaaatccaggtcggtccacctgtgtggtgtttgcatgttctccgcggcctgtgtgggttttctccgggtactctggtttcctcccacattccaaaaacatgcatgttaggctgattggacactctagaattgcccctaggtatgagtgtgagcctgattggttgtttgtctccttgtgccctgcgattgtctggccaccaattcagtcagggtgtcccccgcctctggcccgaagtcagctgggataggctccagcactccccgcgaccctagtgaggataaagcggttcagaaaatgagatgagatgagataataacTTGTGATTCCACACTGGGATATTCTTTATGTCCGATGTGTGCTTGCAAACTTTTTGCCTTTTGTATGGATACCAAATCTCAGGTGCTGGGAGCCCAAAGGACAACAGTCCGATCAGCGGAAGAGGAGATAAAAGTTCGGTCTATGGGATGCCATCGACACTGAATCACTTTGTCCCAGTGTTCTCCTGCCAACGTCTGCGGGAGTGGTTTTGTTAGGTCACCTGGAAAGGAAATTCAATGAAGTGATGCCAATAGATGTTCTatcagatagcataacataggtcaACACAGTAGGGTAATCATTTGTTCCCACCTTGCAGATCACTGACGACTATTTTGTTGTCATAGGAACCAGTAAGAAGATGATGGGCTCCAGGGGAGAAGCGTACTGAACGAATGTCACTGCTGTGGGGGCGGTATGTCTGGACTATACGGCCTCCTCTGATGTCATACAGCATGCTGGTGCTGTCCTCCTGGCCAGTGGCAAGCAGGCGGCTGCTGGGATCTACCGCCACTGAAACTACCGCACTTCCTGTTTAGAGTAAAAGCTCCATATTTGAAATCCGTTGTTACAAATCTCAAGGGCTTGCTATTAAtataaagcacgtgtcaaaccgatttcGCCGagagccgcagtgggtcctggtctttgttccaaccgatccagtgccaacattttaaccaatcaggtgtcttctaaaataagtagcacctgactttaattaactgattacacttgcaaaaaggtatcctcttgttgagttggaatgaaaacctgcacccactgcggccctttgaggaccggtttgacacccctgaaggAACACTCAAAGTCAATTGCTCTAAAGTAAAACCAATTTTAAATACTAATTATCTAAGATTTTACACAATTGTGCATATATCATTAATAAATAGCTCTATAATATGTATGCTTGTGACACAAATtgaggtctttttttaaaatttagctgTGAATAAGAACACATACACTTCATACATACTGTTCTATATTATCATGAATGAAAGCAGTTGAGTTACCCGAGCCATGCAGGGTTGTACCCACAACACGTACACAACTTGGAACCCGCAGGTCCCAGAAGCGTACAGTTTTGTCCTGGGATCCTGATGTGATCATCCAACCTCCCCATGTGTAAAGAGTCAGAACGTGGCCTGTTCAAAAACACAGATGAAATCATAAAtacttaaatatattttaagcctTACAATGCAATAAACTACTGATTAGATCATTGCTTTGGCATTTCTGTGCAGGTTTGGCATGCTTTCATTGCAAGCAATGGTTACTCAATTTTTACATGATAACAAATGGTAAGGTGTTCAAACAACAACCCGCAATATAATTTAAAGAGAGTATTTTGAGTATGGTAAAATGGACATGAAAAGTGACATTTCAACCTTTTTAAATTCACTTTCATACAATAGCctgtaaatagttttttttacatttttgcaaaaagataATCTATAGCATACTATTTCTTGGGTTTATCTGTTGGGATGGCAATTACCACAAAGGGTGCAACTATGAACACAATAAACATTTTAGACAGTTTATTGGCTGTCAGAGAATCCTCACTTTTATGTGATGACTGTCATACAGTATATCACAATTTTGGATACCATATTCCTGTCTACAAATCTTGAGGTCGAAATACATACAAATCAACCTGATTATTTTTTAACCtgaattattataatttaacaATAAACTTAGGTAGCTGCATGGTGTACCATTGCGTGCAGATCTTAACTTAATGTTTAACCAGCCTCCCTAAAATGTTAATATAAGAATATTATAAGGTCCAATACCAGTGTGTCCATTTAAAGCATGAAGGCCTTGGCCTCTCTGGCAGTCAGTGGTGTAGATGTTGCAGTCTCCAGCTCCTGCACTAATCAAGATAGACCCTCCACTGTCAGGACCCTCCATGAAAGCTAAGTCCCTAATGGTTCCATCATGCATGCTGAACTCCAGATCAGGACCTGAAAGACATAATGAAGTAAAAGATTTGCTCCTGCTTGAATGTGTCTCACTTATTCAACTTGTACCTGTTGCATTGCAGCTCTCGGCATTGAAAGGCAGAACTTTGACATATTTGTCATTGGAGCCAGTGGCCAAAAGCTGTCCGCAGGGGCTCCAGGCAACACAATAGATGCTACCTTTGTGGTGTTTATTCCTTCTGAAGCGGACCACCGGCTGCTTGACAGATTCTAGAGTGCTAAACATGCAGAGATATTTGGAACTGTGCAGCAAGCTATGTAAATAATATCTGAACTGTGGTGTTCATTTTTCCATAAAACAAACTGTAATAATGTGATAGTTTTATGTGCATTAGCAGTGCAAACCTGATTGCTAGGGTGTCAGGGTAGGCGCACACTCGAAGCGTTTTGGAATTGGAACCAACGGCATAAAGTGATCCTGAGGGATGGAAAGCCACAGATCGTACTGCCTGTGTGTCTTCAAGCTGGTTCACTCTGATAAACTGGGTTTTATATTTTCCTGGCTGCAAAGAAATCCCAAATTGTAATTAGTTTGTAGAAGTAgggttattttcttttgaattacCTGCTTGGTTGCACAACGTGTCACACAGCTACTGGTATCATCTTGCACTGGACCTCCAACCATCTCAGTGCTGGAATCACAATGCATACAGAGTATACAAAGATGCAAACCCATCCATTTTTAATAGCCATAAgtcatttttatagatttttggTTGGGTGTTTATTTCTGACCCAGCACAGGCAAATTTGTCCCACCAATAGAGCTTTTTTCTAAAACAAGGGGAACGATAGGTGCAATCAATCAACCAATTTGTTGAAAAGGTGTATAAAAATCTGTCTAAGAGCATAGACCTATATATTTGGGAAGAAAACACCATCCCGTCATTACCTTACAGGAACTGGGGATTCACTGACATGTTGCAGGCAATGACTGCTGCTTGAACCACCAGGTTTTGCCTCTTGTATCATCCTTGGATTAGTGGTGTTTGAGGTACTGGTGTCATCTCCCACACCATTACACAACTGGTCCAGAGGTGTGATCTTGTCACCGTCAATGCCAATGTTCATTTCCTCAAGTTTCTGAATGGATCTAGACAAAATGTgtgaacacaaaaaacaaaacaataggtAGCACACCGTGATAGCATATTCCGTGTCTTATAAATCTTTGTGTAATAAAGCTGATCTGGCAACTTTTCTGTCCACCAAGAAAGTCATAGCGCAGAGAATGGAATGACAAAGAGGAATGAGCATATATAAAGAAATTGCTTAGACAGAGTCAGGGAAGGGTGAGGCATGAATTTAATGGACATCCAGAGGTCTGCTTAACCGGCACTACCACACAAAATTGGAATTTGAAAGGCAGGCTTTGATTTTCATTACTTTGGAGTTCCAAAATCTTAGGTGATATTTTAAGTAGTATTTCATTTTGCCAGTATTATTTATACTCTTTCTGTGGAGTTTTACATTGACAAGacatatttttcctcatttgacAAGATAGTGGCTATGGAAAGATTGCCCATGCTAGATAAGAGCATCAGAGCAGAGCCACTAGGAGGCagcatgaatacatttttacatttgatgCAAATCTATTCTCACAAGTTACTGTTAACATAgggagtatatatatatatatatatatatatatatatgggtcattttcacataattcagcaaataacggtaaagacactttcagaaaatgaataatttacaaaatgcaattcaagcattctgattatctctaattagcaacactagcactgcctggaaatatcttagctggaactttaatgaaaacataattaattaaaatttaaaaaatatgggtgaatatttggaatctttccttgtgcctttcttttctgatatcgttccctttctttctctaaatatttgtgataggctccagggtcatttttaatcttctccctgcatttgcgcatcgctgcagcattagattttttcgcaggtggcttaccgccttttttcttaaatggattcatgttctggaaattttacaaatcaaagcaggaattagtatacacataaacatagcataacatgttagcgtcatctctacatatctgttgtatatttaaaaatatgtatttcatctctacatatctattgtatacaccttttaataacggtaaagacaaaatttattaacggtaaagacacaacattccacctcagcctttgacattggtagatggtatttcttggcactcagtaaatgatagtgttctgcatgcatacaccatgcccagttcattaaaaagcaaagtaattatgttcaccaagtttttaggacatcggtaaagacatggaattgttacgacatttcacaggtatggtccttaccttggttttagtttcattctcatggcttctgcttagctggcgttgacaatatggctgacaacatcctggtacttctcccacaccagccacctggtgtatttactgtgaattttttggtgtatttctcatgtgataacggtaaagacacactaactgatatgaaaggtacatcagtaaaactgtttgcagttgcaattcttttgcatttttctcaaagacaacttgagtgaaaatactattgaaacaaatctaaacaacacattctaaatagagacaaacaaataaatcataacccgacttttcattcctataaactgtgacactagattctggacatctaacggagtggacaaattcaacataaactggctctcaatgtatttgtgtctcaaatagatttctcttaaaattggtgccaaatgtagtataatatgtggcaaacaaagcagtagtaattaatttttataactttgtaacacataaagggaaagtccagggccatatctttaccgttatttgctgaattatgtgaaaatgacccatatatatatatatatatatatatatatatatatatatatatatatatatatatatatatatatatatatatatatatatatatatatatatatatatatatatatatatatacatatatatatgggtgtccGCTGcatctggcctggagtcagctgggataggctccagcactcctgcGACCCTAATCGGTCATTTCCTACAGTTTACCTTTAGACGATGtttgtgtgtacatttttttccacattacaCCTAGCACTACTGGTACTAATGCCAAGATGTGTCATGTTGCCCTAAATCCATTCCTTACCGAGAGAGGAAGGTTTCAGTGAGGTTATTTTGTTTTCCGTCGACTGGTTTCACCCCACCCTCAAGCAGCATCTGCTGGTAGAGATGCTTCTGTTGTTGCTTCTGCTCCAGATGCTGCTGCACACGCATACGTTGCCTGTAGTACTCCTGCATGTGCTCCGTCGAATCAAGGCGctattacaaaaacaaacaaaaaagcaaaaaaatagtcaaatcAGCAGAAGTACTGGCAGGATTTAAAGCTGTAATGTATTAAGACGTACTACACATCACAAAAATGGGCATATCAGGTTAAAGGTCAATTTTGTCAT
Above is a genomic segment from Stigmatopora argus isolate UIUO_Sarg chromosome 8, RoL_Sarg_1.0, whole genome shotgun sequence containing:
- the LOC144079337 gene encoding WD repeat-containing protein 47-like, encoding MVAEELINIKEAEVVKLVLDFLSSKKLHISMLALEKESGIINGLYSDDMLFLRQLILDGQWDEVMQFIQPLEGLHKFDKKRFHYIIQKQKFLEALCVNNAISAAEDHQNLELTMQEAVKCLHNLEESCPSKEDYSKLCLLLTLPRLTHHAEFKEWNPSTARVHCFEEACVMVAEFIPADRKLSEAGFRASGNRLFQLLIKGVLYECCVEFCQSKATGEAITESEVLLGVDLLSGNGCDEVDLSLLSWLQNLSAGAFSCAFEQKTLNIHVDRLVKPSKAGHADLLTPLINRLSPCPSSPFRRRPHSADTYMSRSLNPALDGLSHGLAAQDKRGMEVNMKSALSRSLVENNVHQLDDSPEKKHLSEGPKLTRTPLAPGRDGGTAGTETVERLDSTEHMQEYYRQRMRVQQHLEQKQQQKHLYQQMLLEGGVKPVDGKQNNLTETFLSRSIQKLEEMNIGIDGDKITPLDQLCNGVGDDTSTSNTTNPRMIQEAKPGGSSSSHCLQHVSESPVPVSTEMVGGPVQDDTSSCVTRCATKQPGKYKTQFIRVNQLEDTQAVRSVAFHPSGSLYAVGSNSKTLRVCAYPDTLAISTLESVKQPVVRFRRNKHHKGSIYCVAWSPCGQLLATGSNDKYVKVLPFNAESCNATGPDLEFSMHDGTIRDLAFMEGPDSGGSILISAGAGDCNIYTTDCQRGQGLHALNGHTGHVLTLYTWGGWMITSGSQDKTVRFWDLRVPSCVRVVGTTLHGSGSAVVSVAVDPSSRLLATGQEDSTSMLYDIRGGRIVQTYRPHSSDIRSVRFSPGAHHLLTGSYDNKIVVSDLQGDLTKPLPQTLAGEHWDKVIQCRWHPIDRTFISSSADRTVVLWAPST